The sequence GCCAGCACCGCCACGGCCATCACGCCTGTCGACAGCCACCCCAGCACTTTGAGCCGCGTGGTTACGACGAAAGGCCCCATGACGTCTTCCCTCGCGGACAGCAGCATCATGACCGCCATGATTGGCACTGCAATGACACCGTTGATGACCGCACTCCAGAAGAGCGCCTTGATCGGATCGACCGAGCTGAAATTGAGCGCGACGCCGAGGAGCGTGGCTATGCTGAGGATCGCGTAGAAGCCTTTGGCCTTGAGCACTGTTTGGCCGAGCCCGATGGGCCAGCGCATCGCCTCGGACACCGCGTATGCGGCAGAGCCTGCGAGAACCGGTACCGCGAGCAGCCCGGTTCCGACGATGCCCGCGGCGAAGAGCGCGAAGGCGAAGTCGCCGGCGACCGGACGCAGCGCCTCGGCGGCCTGTGCCGAGCTCTCGATGTCGACCACGCCGTGACGGTTCAGCGTGACCGCTGCCGTGAGCATGATGAAGAAGGCGACGACATTGGAGAAACCCATGCCCACGTACGTATCGATCTTGATGCGCCGCAGTTGCGCGCGGGCCTGCTCGGGCGCGTGCCTGAGGGCGTTTTCACCGGGCGCTGCGCGCAGCTCCTCGACTTCCTGCGACGCCTGCCAGAAGAAAAGATACGGACTGATCGTCGTACCGAACACCGCCACGACCACGACGATATAACCCGCGTCGCGGTCGAGCGCCGGCTCGAGAATGTCGACCACAACTTCTCCCCACGGCACGTCCACGGCGAAGATGGTCGCGACGTACGCAAACAGCGCGAGCGTCAGCGCTTTCAGTATCGGCGCGCACTTCGGAAACGGAATGAACACCTGCAGCACGAGGCACAGCACCGCGAAGAGGATGACGTACAGGTGGTCTGACCCGCCGATCAGCAGTTTGAGCGCCGCCCCCATCGCGCCGATGTCGGCCGCGATGTTGATCGTGTTCGCCACGAGGAGCAACCCGACGATGCCGTACAGCAGTACCGGCGAGTAATGGCTGCGTATGTTGGCCGCGAGACCATGTCCGGTGACCCGCCCTATGCGGGCACTCACCACCTGGATGCCGACCATCAGCGGATACGTGAACAACACCGTCCAC is a genomic window of Burkholderiales bacterium containing:
- a CDS encoding divalent metal cation transporter; translated protein: MKNELDSPPADISFWRTLGPGLITGAADDDPSGIATYSQAGAQFGFATLWTVLFTYPLMVGIQVVSARIGRVTGHGLAANIRSHYSPVLLYGIVGLLLVANTINIAADIGAMGAALKLLIGGSDHLYVILFAVLCLVLQVFIPFPKCAPILKALTLALFAYVATIFAVDVPWGEVVVDILEPALDRDAGYIVVVVAVFGTTISPYLFFWQASQEVEELRAAPGENALRHAPEQARAQLRRIKIDTYVGMGFSNVVAFFIMLTAAVTLNRHGVVDIESSAQAAEALRPVAGDFAFALFAAGIVGTGLLAVPVLAGSAAYAVSEAMRWPIGLGQTVLKAKGFYAILSIATLLGVALNFSSVDPIKALFWSAVINGVIAVPIMAVMMLLSAREDVMGPFVVTTRLKVLGWLSTGVMAVAVLAMLVTWSS